In the genome of Candidatus Nanopelagicales bacterium, one region contains:
- a CDS encoding isoprenylcysteine carboxylmethyltransferase family protein, whose product MTDDGARFGPGAQALGWVVVVVQLALLGLLALAGVVPALHGPDLPGPGAAWVVVGAVLLAVGAVFAVTGLVGLGSSLTATPVPLSDASLRTGGAYAWVRHPVYTGLLAGGLGWALVTRSTVGVGLWLALLVLLAVKSRWEERMLAARYPDYAAYAARTPRLVPYRRPRGVPGPGPR is encoded by the coding sequence GTGACCGACGACGGGGCCCGGTTCGGACCGGGCGCGCAGGCGCTGGGCTGGGTGGTCGTGGTCGTGCAGCTCGCCCTGCTGGGCCTGCTCGCCCTGGCCGGCGTCGTCCCGGCGCTGCACGGTCCGGACCTGCCCGGACCCGGGGCGGCCTGGGTCGTGGTCGGCGCGGTGCTGCTGGCCGTGGGCGCGGTGTTCGCGGTGACCGGGCTGGTCGGCCTGGGCTCGTCACTCACCGCGACGCCGGTACCGCTGTCGGACGCGAGCCTGCGGACCGGTGGGGCGTACGCCTGGGTCCGGCACCCGGTCTACACCGGGCTGCTCGCCGGCGGTCTGGGCTGGGCGCTGGTCACCAGGTCGACGGTGGGGGTGGGCCTGTGGCTGGCCCTGCTCGTGCTGCTGGCGGTGAAGTCCCGGTGGGAGGAGCGGATGCTCGCCGCCCGCTACCCGGACTACGCCGCGTACGCCGCGCGCACACCACGCCTGGTCCCGTACCGGCGGCCCCGCGGCGTACCGGGGCCGGGCCCCCGCTGA
- a CDS encoding DNA-processing protein DprA — protein MRTSALGDPDYPGRLVRLGAPAPPRVWWRGVLPDPTAPAVAVVGVRAPGPAGRARARAAVERAVARGAVVVSGLSPGVDAVVHARCVDLGGVGLAVVGGGADVTEDDELAALADALVAGGGAVLALRPPGSPVTPAGRRARCPVQVVFADSVEVAELGGPDDGTRVTVESARRLGVPLTLPPTSR, from the coding sequence GTGCGCACGTCCGCCCTCGGGGACCCCGACTACCCCGGACGTCTGGTCCGGCTCGGTGCACCGGCCCCGCCGCGGGTGTGGTGGCGGGGCGTCCTCCCCGACCCGACCGCGCCCGCGGTGGCCGTCGTGGGTGTCCGAGCCCCCGGTCCGGCGGGCCGGGCGCGTGCGCGGGCGGCGGTGGAGCGTGCGGTCGCCCGGGGTGCGGTCGTGGTCTCCGGGCTGTCTCCCGGTGTCGACGCGGTGGTGCACGCCCGGTGCGTGGACCTGGGCGGTGTCGGGCTCGCGGTGGTCGGGGGAGGTGCGGACGTCACGGAGGACGACGAGCTGGCCGCCCTGGCCGACGCGCTGGTCGCGGGCGGCGGCGCGGTCCTGGCACTGCGTCCCCCCGGCAGTCCGGTCACACCGGCGGGCCGTCGGGCCCGGTGTCCGGTCCAGGTCGTGTTCGCGGACTCCGTGGAGGTGGCCGAGCTCGGCGGTCCCGACGACGGGACCCGCGTCACCGTCGAGTCCGCCCGTCGGCTCGGCGTCCCCCTGACCCTGCCCCCCACCTCCCGGTGA
- a CDS encoding OsmC family protein: protein MAREIVVTSQGGDAYDMEIKGHVVRVDQPERAGGTDTGPSPTDLWVASLGGCVAYYAGKYLREHDLPTDVTVRTRYKVALGPTRVSRIEVDVEAPQLPEEQRPAFDEEIRHCLVHNSLHEPPAVEITTLTEQVATSA, encoded by the coding sequence ATGGCGCGCGAGATCGTGGTCACGTCGCAGGGCGGCGACGCCTACGACATGGAGATCAAGGGCCACGTGGTCCGGGTGGACCAGCCGGAGCGGGCCGGCGGCACCGACACCGGCCCGTCCCCCACCGACCTGTGGGTCGCCTCGCTCGGCGGCTGCGTGGCCTACTACGCGGGCAAGTACCTGCGCGAGCACGACCTGCCTACCGACGTCACCGTCCGCACGCGCTACAAGGTGGCGCTCGGCCCGACCCGGGTGTCCCGCATCGAGGTCGACGTCGAGGCGCCGCAGCTGCCCGAGGAGCAGCGACCCGCGTTCGACGAGGAGATCCGGCACTGCCTGGTGCACAACAGCCTGCACGAGCCCCCCGCGGTCGAGATCACCACGCTGACCGAGCAGGTCGCCACCTCCGCCTGA
- a CDS encoding sugar porter family MFS transporter, with the protein MAHGPLPTGGAPSGRVESYRTGRVVQLAAVAALGGFLFGFDSAVINGANEAIQDEFNIESTLLGFVVAIALLGAAIGAWFAGALADRYGRRRVMIVAAVMFGVSAIGTAIPVSVGWLMSWRVIGGAGIGVASVIAPMYIAEIAPAQLRGRLGSMQQLAIVLGIFMTGVTNYLILEAAGGDANNELWWALEAWQWMFLIMIIPAALYGLLALRIPESPRFLVSEGRDAEALKVLDSVFTSDQTEKVDEIRASLAGDHKPNFRDLRGPRFGLLPIVWIGIALSALQQFVGINAVFYYSNLIWRSVGFDATDAFFTSMITNTTNLVTTFIAIALIDRIGRKPLLLIGSTGMLVMLGTLTYLFSVAPQVATADGGSEPQLVGGSATVAVIAFNAYVFFFGMSWGPVVWVLLGEMFPNRLRAAALAVAAAAQWLANFIVSMWFPTIAGFSLTLAYGIFTVFAALSIWFVMTKIRETKGKTLEQMSDQVVA; encoded by the coding sequence ATGGCTCACGGTCCGCTCCCCACCGGCGGCGCCCCCTCCGGACGGGTCGAGAGCTACCGCACCGGACGCGTCGTCCAGCTGGCCGCGGTGGCGGCACTGGGCGGCTTCCTGTTCGGCTTCGACTCGGCCGTGATCAATGGCGCCAACGAGGCGATCCAGGACGAGTTCAACATCGAGTCCACGCTGCTGGGATTCGTCGTCGCGATCGCCCTGCTCGGCGCCGCGATCGGCGCGTGGTTCGCCGGCGCCCTGGCCGACCGCTACGGCCGCCGCCGCGTGATGATCGTTGCCGCGGTGATGTTCGGGGTCAGCGCCATCGGCACGGCCATCCCGGTCAGCGTCGGGTGGCTGATGTCCTGGCGGGTCATCGGCGGGGCGGGCATCGGCGTCGCCAGCGTCATCGCCCCCATGTACATCGCCGAGATCGCCCCGGCCCAGCTGCGCGGGCGCCTCGGCTCGATGCAGCAGCTCGCGATCGTGCTCGGCATCTTCATGACCGGCGTCACGAACTACCTCATCCTCGAGGCCGCCGGCGGCGACGCCAACAACGAGCTGTGGTGGGCGCTCGAGGCGTGGCAGTGGATGTTCCTCATCATGATCATCCCGGCCGCGCTGTACGGGCTGCTGGCGCTGCGCATCCCCGAGTCCCCCCGATTCCTGGTGTCCGAGGGTCGCGACGCCGAGGCGCTGAAGGTCCTCGACTCCGTCTTCACCTCCGACCAGACCGAGAAGGTGGACGAGATCCGGGCCAGCCTGGCCGGGGACCACAAGCCCAACTTCCGCGATCTGCGCGGCCCGCGCTTCGGGCTGCTGCCGATCGTCTGGATCGGCATCGCGCTGAGCGCGCTGCAGCAGTTCGTCGGCATCAACGCGGTCTTCTACTACTCCAACCTGATCTGGCGGTCCGTCGGCTTCGACGCCACGGACGCCTTCTTCACGTCGATGATCACCAACACCACCAACCTGGTGACGACGTTCATCGCCATCGCGCTGATCGACCGCATCGGGCGCAAGCCGCTGCTGCTCATCGGCTCCACCGGCATGCTCGTCATGCTCGGGACGCTGACCTACCTGTTCTCCGTCGCACCCCAGGTGGCCACCGCGGACGGCGGTTCCGAGCCGCAGCTGGTCGGAGGGTCGGCCACCGTGGCCGTCATCGCGTTCAACGCGTACGTCTTCTTCTTCGGGATGTCGTGGGGTCCGGTGGTGTGGGTGCTGCTCGGCGAGATGTTCCCCAACCGGCTGCGTGCCGCGGCCCTGGCCGTGGCCGCCGCGGCCCAGTGGCTGGCCAACTTCATCGTCAGCATGTGGTTCCCGACCATCGCCGGCTTCAGCCTGACCCTGGCGTACGGCATCTTCACCGTGTTCGCCGCCCTGAGCATCTGGTTCGTGATGACCAAGATCCGAGAGACGAAGGGCAAGACGCTGGAGCAGATGTCGGACCAGGTCGTCGCGTAG
- a CDS encoding rhodanese-like domain-containing protein gives MVQHASISQLKDAMDAGTARIVDVRERYEFDSGHVPGAVHIPMHTIPLRMDELPTDGDLYLICESGNRSWQVAAFLARHDITAINVEGGTGAWRWSGLPLATGAMA, from the coding sequence ATGGTCCAGCACGCCAGCATCAGCCAGCTCAAGGACGCGATGGACGCCGGCACCGCGCGCATCGTCGACGTGCGCGAGCGCTACGAGTTCGACTCCGGGCACGTCCCTGGCGCCGTCCACATCCCGATGCACACCATCCCGCTGCGGATGGACGAGCTGCCCACCGACGGCGACCTCTACCTGATCTGCGAGAGCGGCAACCGGTCCTGGCAGGTCGCCGCCTTCCTCGCTCGCCACGACATCACCGCGATCAACGTCGAGGGCGGCACCGGCGCCTGGCGCTGGTCCGGCCTCCCCCTTGCGACTGGAGCGATGGCATGA
- a CDS encoding MBL fold metallo-hydrolase, with protein MTAPSLATHRDSDAGRRPEVVILETPNLGDRSYVVHLDGSAVVVDPQRDIDRVLDLLERQGLTVTHVVETHIHNDYVSGGLELAKQLGAVYVVPAGYELSYDATQLADGESFASGDMAWRTVHTPGHTPQHLSYVVAVDSTDAAAFTGGSMLFGSVGRPDLIGPDHTQSLAHAQWRSVRRLTDEVDGDAAVFPTHGFGSFCSATETTGLESTIAQQKATNPACTLDEDEFVAELIAGLDAYPAYYAHMGPANQAGPGAIDLSLPERADGAELRRRIDAGEWVVDLRSRTVFAQGHLRGTLSFDGEGNAVTYLGWLIPWGTPLTLLGETPEQVEAMQRELVRIGIDRPEAHATGTPQDWAVDPADVVSYRRASFADLAAAQQDNPDLLVVDARRASEWRDGHVKGAQLIPLHEFPTRADEVATRVKAAAHAGKDTTVWVYCGSGFRSAVGASYLERMGLPVVHVDGDVATAPETGCAWVTEYDGVARFGHAYAD; from the coding sequence ATGACCGCACCCTCCCTGGCCACCCACCGCGACAGCGACGCGGGCCGTCGCCCCGAGGTGGTCATCCTCGAGACCCCGAACCTCGGCGACCGCTCGTACGTCGTACACCTCGACGGCAGCGCGGTGGTCGTCGACCCGCAGCGCGACATCGACCGCGTGCTCGACCTGCTCGAGCGGCAGGGCCTCACCGTGACCCACGTCGTCGAGACCCACATCCACAACGACTACGTGTCCGGTGGCCTGGAGCTCGCCAAGCAGCTCGGTGCCGTGTACGTGGTCCCCGCCGGCTACGAGCTGTCGTACGACGCCACGCAGCTGGCCGACGGCGAGAGCTTCGCCAGCGGCGACATGGCCTGGCGCACGGTCCACACGCCCGGCCACACCCCGCAGCACCTGTCCTACGTCGTCGCCGTCGACAGCACGGACGCCGCCGCCTTCACCGGCGGATCCATGCTGTTCGGCAGCGTCGGGCGCCCCGACCTGATCGGGCCCGACCACACCCAGTCGCTCGCGCACGCGCAGTGGCGCTCAGTCCGCCGCCTGACCGACGAGGTCGACGGCGACGCGGCGGTGTTCCCCACCCACGGCTTCGGGTCGTTCTGCAGCGCCACCGAGACCACCGGGCTGGAGTCGACGATCGCCCAGCAGAAGGCGACCAACCCCGCCTGCACCCTGGACGAGGACGAGTTCGTCGCCGAGCTGATCGCCGGACTCGACGCCTACCCGGCCTACTACGCCCACATGGGCCCGGCCAACCAGGCCGGCCCCGGGGCCATCGACCTGTCGCTGCCGGAGCGCGCCGACGGCGCCGAGCTGCGCCGGCGCATCGACGCCGGCGAGTGGGTCGTCGACCTGCGGTCCCGCACCGTCTTCGCGCAGGGGCACCTGCGCGGCACGCTGTCCTTCGACGGCGAGGGCAACGCGGTGACCTACCTCGGGTGGCTCATCCCGTGGGGCACGCCGCTCACCCTGCTCGGCGAGACCCCCGAGCAGGTCGAGGCGATGCAGCGCGAGCTGGTCCGCATCGGCATCGACCGACCCGAGGCGCACGCGACGGGAACTCCGCAGGACTGGGCCGTCGACCCGGCCGACGTCGTGTCGTACCGGCGGGCCTCGTTCGCCGACCTCGCCGCCGCGCAGCAGGACAACCCCGACCTGCTGGTCGTGGACGCCCGCCGGGCCAGCGAGTGGCGCGACGGCCACGTCAAGGGCGCCCAGCTGATCCCCCTGCACGAGTTCCCCACCCGCGCCGACGAGGTGGCCACCCGCGTCAAGGCCGCCGCGCACGCCGGCAAGGACACCACCGTGTGGGTCTACTGCGGCAGCGGTTTCCGCTCGGCGGTCGGTGCCTCGTACCTGGAGCGGATGGGCCTCCCGGTGGTGCACGTCGACGGCGACGTCGCGACCGCGCCCGAGACCGGCTGCGCCTGGGTCACCGAGTACGACGGCGTGGCGCGGTTCGGCCACGCCTACGCCGACTGA